The following coding sequences are from one Melospiza melodia melodia isolate bMelMel2 chromosome 2, bMelMel2.pri, whole genome shotgun sequence window:
- the LOC134415130 gene encoding taste receptor type 2 member 40-like: MTTSFAILCLSIAIIECMAGILGNGIILAASSLSCIGSKTWPPYDMIVISLSSSRLILQSWNTLNFLMTVFYKPFIYTENVYIASQTIFTFLNYSSLWFGAWLSVFYCIKVASFTQSFFIWLKLRIARLVPWMLLTSWLCSFTAAIPFTWHVYSVHENSTAPSSMTNSSAWTTTKNDRLTLLIYLWNASTPLPLILSVVSSVLLIWSLWIHTRRMQNNASGFRDPSLEAHMKAIKSVCSFLVLYITYFICLLLLYSRVFSLLSDEECMCIVILAACPTGHTMVLIWSNPKFRELPARIWDHINCPVRSISI, translated from the coding sequence ATGACGACATCTTTTGCTATCCTTTGTCTATCAATTGCTATAATTGAATGCATGGCAGGAATTCTAGGAAATGGAATTATCTTGGCTGCCAGTTCATTGAGCTGCATTGGGAGCAAAACATGGCCCCCATATGATATGATCGTGATCTCGCTGAGTTCATCTAGATTAATTTTGCAGTCATGGAATACACTGAATTTCCTAATGACTGTATTTTACAAACCCTTCATTTATACCGAAAACGTGTACATAGCTTCCCAGACAATTTTTACCTTTCTGAACTACTCCAGCCTCTGGTTTGGAGCCTGGCTTAGTGTCTTCTATTGCATCAAGGTTGCCAGTTTTACACAGTCTTTCTTCATCTGGCTGAAGCTGAGAATTGCCAGGCTGGTGCCCTGGATGCTGCTCACATCATGGCTCTGCTCCTTCACAGCTGCAATTCCCTTCACCTGGCATGTCTACAGTGTGCATGAGAACAGCACTGCTCCTTCATCCATGACAAACTCTTCAGCATGGACAACCACAAAGAATGACAGACTGACTTTATTGATTTATCTCTGGAATGCAAGTACACCTTTGCCTTTAATACTGTCTGTTGTTTCAAGTGTACTGCTGATTTGGTCTCTGTGGATCCACACCAGACGCATGCAAAATAATGCAAGCGGCTTCAGGGATCCCAGCTTAGAGGCCCATATGAAAGCCATCAAGTCAGTCTGCTCCTTCCTTGTCCTTTACATTACATATTTTATTTGCTTGCTTCTCCTCTACTCCAGAGTTTTTTCACTTTTAAGTGATGAGGAATGCATGTGTATAGTTATATTGGCTGCCTGTCCTACAGGACACACAATGGTTTTAATTTGGAGCAATCCCAAATTTCGAGAGCTGCCAGCTAGGATTTGGGACCACATTAACTGTCCTGTCAGGTCTATATCCATATAA